From Marinilabiliales bacterium, one genomic window encodes:
- the rlmD gene encoding 23S rRNA (uracil(1939)-C(5))-methyltransferase RlmD: MRRKKPLPLLEKISITGIAAGGKAVVRHDDRVVFVPFAAPGDVVDVQVTKKRRNFLEGSIVRFHEMSDHRIEPVCEHFGICGGCKWQHLSYEQQLEAKQQEVTDHFRRIGKFDFPASEPILAAPATEFYRNKLEFTFTSRRWLTGEELSSGETFDDMRAAGFHIPGRFDKVLDIKKCWLQPDPSNPIRQAIRDYAIERNLEFFDLVRQEGFLRTLVVRTSSNGEVMVIVVFFRDDREEIQRLLEFTAGSFPEITSLMYVINPKANDTISDLDVKLFSGRDHITEEMEGLKFRVGPKSFYQTNPAQALELYRIVRDYALPRKRETVYDLYTGTGTIALFLAGQCGVVRGLEYVEDAVEDARLNAAVNNIDNATFHAGDIKELLTREFTDRHGKPDTIITDPPRTGMHGDVVGRLAEILPQKIVYVSCNSATQARDIALLDHAYRVERLRAIDMFPHTHHVESMALLTRR; the protein is encoded by the coding sequence GTGCGAAGAAAGAAACCGCTGCCGCTTCTTGAAAAAATCTCAATAACCGGAATAGCTGCCGGTGGCAAAGCTGTTGTCAGGCATGATGACAGGGTGGTATTCGTGCCTTTTGCCGCACCGGGCGATGTCGTCGATGTGCAGGTTACGAAAAAGAGGCGTAATTTCCTTGAGGGGAGCATTGTCAGGTTTCATGAGATGTCGGACCACCGGATCGAACCGGTTTGTGAACATTTCGGCATATGCGGCGGCTGCAAGTGGCAGCACCTTTCCTATGAACAGCAGCTTGAAGCTAAGCAGCAGGAGGTAACCGACCATTTCAGGAGGATCGGAAAGTTTGACTTCCCTGCTTCCGAGCCCATCCTGGCCGCCCCTGCAACGGAGTTTTACAGGAACAAGCTGGAGTTTACCTTTACTTCCAGGAGGTGGCTTACCGGAGAGGAGTTATCGTCGGGCGAAACATTTGATGATATGAGGGCCGCGGGGTTTCATATTCCGGGCCGGTTTGACAAGGTACTCGATATAAAAAAGTGCTGGCTGCAGCCCGATCCGTCAAACCCGATAAGGCAGGCAATCAGGGATTATGCTATTGAGCGCAACCTTGAGTTCTTCGACCTTGTAAGGCAGGAGGGTTTTTTGCGGACACTGGTGGTGCGGACAAGCTCAAACGGGGAGGTGATGGTGATAGTGGTTTTTTTCAGGGATGACAGGGAGGAGATCCAACGGTTGCTGGAATTCACTGCCGGCAGCTTTCCTGAGATCACTTCGCTTATGTACGTTATTAACCCCAAGGCCAACGACACCATTTCCGACCTTGATGTGAAACTGTTCAGCGGGAGAGATCATATAACAGAGGAGATGGAGGGCCTGAAGTTCAGGGTCGGCCCGAAATCGTTTTACCAGACCAATCCGGCCCAGGCTTTGGAACTCTACAGGATAGTCAGGGATTATGCCCTTCCGCGAAAGCGTGAAACTGTTTACGATCTCTATACCGGAACCGGCACCATTGCCCTGTTTCTTGCGGGTCAATGCGGGGTGGTGCGGGGACTCGAATATGTGGAGGATGCGGTTGAGGATGCAAGGCTCAATGCGGCAGTGAACAATATTGACAATGCCACTTTCCATGCCGGAGATATAAAGGAGCTGCTGACCCGCGAATTTACTGACCGGCATGGCAAACCAGATACCATAATAACTGATCCGCCGCGTACCGGCATGCATGGCGATGTCGTGGGCAGGCTGGCGGAGATATTGCCGCAGAAAATAGTGTACGTAAGTTGTAATTCGGCAACACAGGCGAGGGACATAGCGTTGCTTGACCATGCCTATCGTGTTGAGAGGCTGCGTGCCATTGACATGTTCCCTCATACGCACCATGTCGAGAGCATGGCGCTGCTGACCAGGCGCTGA
- a CDS encoding flavodoxin, with product MAAVIIYMSRHGCAEKAARMLAGMHWKKVEMINLRDKHPPPLSGYDTIIIGGSVHMGRIQEKIRKFCSDNEADLLRKRLGLYLCHMCEGDKAASQFKGAFSEKLRDHAVAKGLFGGEFTLEKMNRAERELISSSGVDKSVSHLDKKAIEGFGRVIFHLDKS from the coding sequence ATGGCTGCTGTAATCATATATATGTCACGTCACGGTTGTGCCGAAAAGGCAGCCCGCATGCTGGCCGGTATGCACTGGAAAAAGGTCGAGATGATCAACCTGAGGGACAAGCACCCGCCGCCGCTGTCGGGTTACGATACAATAATAATCGGCGGATCGGTACACATGGGCCGGATACAGGAGAAGATCCGGAAGTTCTGCAGCGACAATGAAGCTGACCTGCTCAGGAAACGACTCGGACTGTATCTTTGCCATATGTGCGAAGGAGATAAAGCCGCCAGTCAGTTTAAAGGGGCTTTCAGCGAAAAGCTGCGTGATCATGCCGTGGCAAAGGGACTGTTTGGCGGTGAGTTCACCCTGGAAAAAATGAACAGGGCTGAAAGAGAACTGATCAGCAGCTCAGGAGTTGACAAATCGGTTTCGCATCTCGATAAAAAAGCCATCGAAGGCTTCGGCAGGGTCATCTTCCACCTTGACAAATCATGA
- a CDS encoding cellulase, with amino-acid sequence MIRLLSLFLLALISVSAFSQRRSEQIRVNQIGYYPNAPKIAAVREYPADIFHITTPDLADTLFTGTATGPKSAPYSDVETWLADFSDFTVTGVYVVVVPGLGYSWPFEITGAVHEPLAKASLKAFYFNRMSTPLPWEYAGKWARPAGHPDNHVMVHASAATETRPEGTIISAPKGWYDAGDYNKYVVNSGITMGTMLSALEDFPEYYNNLTVNIPETGNGLPDILNELLWNLRWMIKMQDPYDGGVYHKLTTANFEGRLMPAEAVNQRYVVQKSTAAALNFTAVLAQASRILREYENIVPGLADSCINAAVYAWEWAVENPELYYRQNDMNRQYDPDIVTGAYGDGNVTDEFIWAAAELFITTGDDKYFRSVNLFPDTEMPIPSWNQVRLLAYYSLLRKEDDLPQFASGNIEIIKIRLERLANELIEDLGSRPYHAVMGRSPRDFVWGSNSVAANQGIALINAYLITGNRSYLDGALHNLDYLAGRNATGYSFVTGHGYRTPMHVHHRPSDADPLPDPVPGLLAGGPNPGQQDGCDYPSDVPDESFVDDWCSYASNEIAINWNAPLVYLSGAIEALQFDAGYSGR; translated from the coding sequence TTTTCACAACGGCGAAGCGAGCAGATAAGGGTAAACCAGATAGGATACTATCCCAATGCACCCAAAATTGCAGCTGTACGTGAATACCCGGCAGACATATTCCACATAACCACTCCTGACCTGGCAGATACTCTTTTTACCGGGACAGCCACCGGGCCGAAGAGTGCCCCGTATTCGGATGTCGAGACCTGGCTGGCCGATTTCAGCGATTTCACAGTCACAGGTGTCTATGTAGTGGTTGTTCCCGGACTTGGTTACTCATGGCCATTTGAAATTACCGGGGCCGTGCATGAACCACTTGCTAAAGCTTCTCTTAAGGCATTTTATTTTAACAGGATGTCCACTCCCTTACCCTGGGAATATGCCGGTAAGTGGGCAAGACCGGCAGGACACCCCGACAACCATGTAATGGTGCATGCCTCCGCTGCCACGGAGACCAGACCCGAGGGAACCATAATATCGGCACCGAAGGGATGGTATGATGCCGGCGATTACAACAAATATGTTGTAAACAGCGGGATAACAATGGGAACAATGTTGTCGGCACTGGAAGATTTTCCGGAGTACTATAATAACCTTACGGTGAACATACCTGAAACGGGGAACGGCCTGCCCGACATACTTAACGAGCTGCTCTGGAACCTGAGATGGATGATAAAAATGCAGGATCCTTACGACGGCGGAGTTTATCATAAACTGACAACCGCAAACTTCGAAGGCAGGCTGATGCCGGCTGAAGCAGTTAACCAGAGATATGTGGTTCAGAAAAGTACTGCTGCCGCACTGAATTTTACCGCAGTCCTGGCACAGGCATCAAGAATACTCAGGGAGTATGAGAATATTGTTCCGGGACTGGCGGACTCCTGCATAAATGCCGCTGTCTATGCCTGGGAATGGGCTGTTGAAAATCCCGAATTATACTACAGGCAGAATGATATGAACAGGCAGTATGACCCCGATATTGTAACCGGAGCCTACGGCGACGGAAATGTAACAGACGAATTCATATGGGCTGCTGCCGAACTGTTCATTACCACCGGCGATGATAAGTATTTCAGATCCGTCAACCTGTTTCCCGATACTGAAATGCCAATTCCATCATGGAACCAGGTCAGGCTCCTTGCATACTATTCGCTGCTTAGGAAAGAAGATGATCTGCCGCAATTTGCATCGGGTAACATTGAGATCATTAAGATCAGACTCGAAAGGCTGGCAAACGAACTTATCGAAGACCTGGGCAGCCGCCCTTATCATGCCGTAATGGGAAGGAGTCCGAGAGACTTTGTATGGGGCAGTAATTCCGTCGCTGCAAATCAGGGCATCGCGCTCATTAATGCATACCTGATTACCGGTAACAGGAGCTATCTTGATGGTGCTCTGCACAATCTCGATTACCTGGCAGGCAGAAATGCCACAGGTTATTCATTCGTGACAGGGCACGGTTACAGGACACCCATGCATGTACACCACCGGCCCTCGGATGCCGATCCGCTGCCTGATCCTGTACCCGGACTTCTGGCAGGGGGCCCAAATCCCGGGCAGCAGGACGGCTGTGATTACCCATCGGATGTACCTGACGAATCATTCGTTGATGACTGGTGTTCATACGCATCCAATGAGATAGCAATTAACTGGAACGCACCCCTGGTATACCTTAGCGGCGCAATTGAAGCACTGCAGTTTGATGCAGGATATTCAGGGAGATAG